One stretch of Bacillota bacterium DNA includes these proteins:
- a CDS encoding sodium:solute symporter family protein — protein MGFGGAAAAYGMSLLWLAALNILVGIFIAFAFLGRRIRLMGANLGVQTFPELLAKRFNSRFIHAYAALLIALVIPLYAAAVMIGGSRFLEQVLSLDYSLALIIFALLVAAYVFYGGLRGVIYTDALQGGIMFLGMVLLLILTYARLGGVVPAHEALSALKGLVPSSLAAKGHLGWTAMPLVGSELWWYVLTTLVLGVGIGVLAQTQLAVRFMTLRSIRELNRGMVTGGIFILAMTGTAFVVGALSNVYFYRTGGMIALSRVTDPATNMPNIDRIIPLYINQALPSWFVYIFMLTLLAAAMSTLSNQFHVTGTSVRDLYFMGKPEASPQAGMVVARCGVLVGLAITLYLGFKLPPSIIALATSIFFGLCAASFLPALLAALYWPRATGSGVTAGMLTGSAVSPLWSSLCTRRKP, from the coding sequence GTGGGCTTTGGCGGTGCGGCGGCTGCCTACGGGATGAGCCTTTTATGGCTGGCAGCTCTGAACATTCTGGTGGGCATTTTTATTGCCTTTGCCTTCCTGGGCAGGCGCATCCGGCTCATGGGAGCCAACCTGGGAGTGCAGACTTTCCCGGAACTTTTAGCCAAGCGTTTTAACTCGCGCTTCATCCACGCCTACGCCGCGCTGCTGATTGCCCTGGTAATACCCCTTTACGCTGCAGCGGTAATGATCGGCGGTTCCCGCTTTCTGGAACAGGTGCTTTCCCTGGATTATTCGCTGGCCCTGATCATCTTTGCCCTTCTGGTGGCCGCCTACGTCTTTTACGGCGGCCTGCGGGGCGTTATTTACACCGACGCCCTGCAGGGCGGGATCATGTTTCTGGGCATGGTGCTGCTGCTCATTCTGACCTATGCCAGGCTGGGTGGCGTCGTCCCGGCCCACGAAGCACTGTCGGCTTTAAAGGGCCTGGTGCCGTCTTCGCTGGCCGCCAAGGGTCATTTGGGCTGGACGGCCATGCCCCTGGTAGGTTCGGAGCTGTGGTGGTACGTGCTTACCACCCTGGTGCTCGGCGTGGGCATCGGGGTGTTGGCCCAGACGCAACTGGCCGTGCGCTTCATGACCCTGCGCAGCATCCGTGAGCTAAACCGCGGCATGGTCACCGGCGGGATTTTTATTCTGGCCATGACCGGCACCGCCTTTGTGGTGGGGGCCCTTTCCAACGTCTACTTTTACCGCACCGGGGGTATGATTGCCCTGTCCAGGGTCACCGATCCCGCTACTAACATGCCGAACATTGACCGCATCATACCCCTGTACATCAACCAGGCCCTGCCCTCATGGTTTGTCTACATTTTCATGCTCACCCTGCTGGCGGCGGCCATGTCCACTTTGAGCAACCAGTTCCACGTGACAGGTACCTCGGTGCGCGACCTCTACTTCATGGGGAAACCGGAGGCTTCTCCGCAGGCCGGCATGGTTGTTGCCCGCTGCGGAGTGCTGGTGGGTCTGGCCATAACCCTTTACCTGGGCTTTAAGCTCCCTCCCAGCATAATTGCGCTGGCCACCTCCATCTTCTTTGGCCTCTGCGCGGCCAGCTTCCTACCGGCGCTCCTGGCGGCCCTTTACTGGCCCCGGGCCACGGGCAGCGGGGTTACCGCCGGCATGCTGACGGGCTCGGCGGTTTCGCCTTTATGGTCTTCTTTATGCACCAGAAGGAAGCCGTAA
- the larE gene encoding ATP-dependent sacrificial sulfur transferase LarE, with protein sequence MGNLEEKLLNLSRYITQLQRVVVAFSGGVDSSLVLKVAVDCMGKENVLAVTLLSPLMPRRDLETAGRIARALQAPHRIIETDVLQDAQIVANTPQRCYHCKRRAFELLTGLARCEGYRSVLEGSNRSDTRDYRPGLAAVRSFEMVKSPLLECGLDKGEVRRLAKSLGLSNWDQPARPCLASRIPYGEPLSLKKLEMVSDAEARLAELGVSNVRVRYHGQVARIEIDPGEMSRVLKPELLRLISREVKACGFTYVALDLDGYRTGSLNEVISDEPARLKK encoded by the coding sequence ATGGGTAACCTGGAGGAAAAGCTGTTAAACCTTTCCCGTTATATAACACAGCTGCAAAGAGTCGTAGTAGCCTTTTCCGGCGGTGTTGACAGTTCCCTTGTGCTCAAGGTGGCCGTCGACTGCATGGGAAAAGAGAACGTCCTGGCCGTGACGCTACTTTCCCCCCTCATGCCGCGCAGGGATCTGGAAACTGCCGGAAGAATCGCCCGGGCATTGCAGGCGCCTCACAGGATCATCGAGACCGATGTGCTCCAGGATGCCCAGATTGTAGCGAATACCCCGCAGCGCTGCTACCACTGCAAACGCCGTGCCTTTGAACTGCTGACAGGGCTGGCGCGCTGTGAAGGGTACAGGAGTGTACTGGAGGGCTCAAACAGGTCCGATACCCGTGATTACCGCCCCGGCCTTGCGGCCGTCCGGAGTTTTGAGATGGTGAAGAGCCCTCTGCTGGAATGCGGACTGGATAAAGGAGAAGTACGCCGGCTGGCGAAGTCGCTGGGTTTAAGCAACTGGGACCAGCCCGCCAGGCCCTGCCTGGCGTCCAGAATCCCCTATGGGGAACCCCTGTCTTTAAAAAAGCTGGAGATGGTTTCAGATGCGGAAGCAAGACTTGCCGAACTTGGGGTTTCAAATGTTAGGGTCAGGTATCACGGCCAGGTGGCCAGGATCGAGATCGACCCCGGCGAAATGTCCAGGGTATTGAAGCCGGAGTTGCTGCGCCTGATTTCCCGGGAGGTGAAGGCCTGCGGATTTACTTACGTAGCCCTCGACCTGGACGGGTACCGCACGGGCAGCCTCAACGAGGTCATCAGCGATGAGCCGGCGCGGTTGAAAAAATAA
- a CDS encoding metalloregulator ArsR/SmtB family transcription factor, producing MRGEFMVDHRFIRKGFTPDVCEIFCSDTRKVNRLKQEVAVTEGMSLFFKALADDTRLKIVYALAKEELCVCDVANLIGSTVQAASHHLRFLRNIGLARYRKEGKMVFYSLRDKRIAGLIEAIIKELKGGGE from the coding sequence ATGAGAGGTGAATTCATGGTCGATCACCGGTTTATCAGGAAAGGTTTTACTCCGGATGTTTGTGAAATCTTCTGTTCCGATACCCGAAAGGTCAACCGCTTGAAGCAAGAGGTAGCGGTTACGGAGGGCATGTCCCTGTTTTTCAAGGCACTGGCCGACGATACCAGGTTGAAAATCGTCTACGCCCTTGCTAAAGAGGAGCTCTGCGTCTGCGATGTGGCCAACCTGATCGGTTCCACCGTTCAGGCCGCTTCCCACCACCTCCGGTTCTTGCGGAACATCGGCCTTGCCCGCTACCGCAAGGAAGGGAAGATGGTATTTTACAGTTTGAGAGACAAAAGGATTGCCGGTTTGATCGAGGCGATAATCAAGGAACTTAAAGGAGGCGGTGAGTGA
- a CDS encoding heavy metal translocating P-type ATPase — MPAGSLALASGREGKLVFKLSGLTUMDCAASFEKDVAALPGVTWAELNFGASRLTVVGEFNPEAVVREGKRHDIIIWPEGEKAEEKQTFWQQHKRIIISSFSGIALLAGWILKLTGAPETVGIILFLAAMVIGGAATARRAWFSLQKFRFDMNVLMTVAVIGAAAIGEWSEGAVVAFLYSVSNTLESYTMEKARQSIRELMKIAPREALVRRNGKEVLLPVNRIRMGDIMIVRPGEKIAMDGRVIKGNSAVDQAAITGESIPVEKGVGDEVFAGTLNQEGAIEVEVTKLVNDTTIARIIHMVEEAQARRAPFQAFVDRFAAVYTPVVLALAAGIVLVPPLAFGQSWGPWIYRGLALLVVSCPCALVVSTPVALVAAIGNAARNGVLIKGVIHLEEAGALLVVAFDKTGTLTVGKPVVTDVIPTGERDRDRLLALAASIEQLSEHPLARAIVAKARDVKLELFQVENFQAFAGKGARAEVAGRVFYIGSLRLFEEIGTPVNRIKPLLGRLQEQGKTAMILGTETDILGVIAVADQVRETSKNAVRELKKTGVRTAMLTGDNAATAAAIAEQVRIDEFEADLLPENKVDAVKKLIEKYDKVAMVGDGINDAPALAMATVGIAMGGAGTDIALETADIVIMADDLSRLPFCIRLSRAALRVIRQNVAFALIVKLSAVLLVFPGWLTLWLAILADMGASVLVTLNGIRLLRLKPQNRAEENW, encoded by the coding sequence ATGCCGGCGGGTTCTCTCGCGCTTGCTTCCGGCAGAGAAGGAAAGCTCGTTTTCAAGTTATCGGGCCTCACCTGAATGGACTGCGCCGCCAGTTTTGAAAAAGACGTAGCGGCGCTCCCTGGAGTTACCTGGGCAGAACTCAATTTCGGTGCCTCCAGGCTGACGGTGGTGGGGGAGTTTAATCCTGAAGCGGTCGTCAGGGAAGGCAAAAGACACGATATTATAATCTGGCCTGAAGGAGAGAAAGCGGAAGAAAAACAGACCTTTTGGCAGCAGCACAAGCGGATTATCATCAGTAGTTTCTCCGGGATCGCTCTTCTTGCCGGATGGATTTTAAAATTGACCGGTGCTCCCGAAACAGTCGGTATCATCCTGTTTCTGGCGGCGATGGTGATCGGGGGAGCGGCCACAGCCCGGCGGGCGTGGTTCAGCCTTCAAAAATTCCGCTTCGATATGAATGTGCTGATGACCGTAGCGGTGATCGGCGCGGCAGCCATCGGAGAGTGGTCCGAGGGCGCGGTGGTGGCCTTTCTCTACTCCGTCTCCAACACCCTGGAATCATATACTATGGAAAAGGCACGCCAGTCGATCCGGGAGTTGATGAAAATTGCTCCCAGGGAGGCGCTGGTCAGGCGAAATGGCAAAGAAGTCCTGCTTCCTGTCAACAGGATCCGGATGGGCGATATCATGATCGTCAGGCCCGGCGAAAAGATCGCCATGGACGGCAGGGTAATCAAGGGGAATTCCGCCGTTGACCAGGCGGCCATTACCGGGGAATCAATTCCGGTGGAAAAAGGGGTGGGGGACGAGGTCTTCGCAGGCACCCTGAACCAGGAAGGCGCTATCGAGGTTGAAGTTACAAAGCTCGTTAACGATACCACCATTGCAAGGATCATTCACATGGTTGAGGAGGCTCAAGCCCGGAGAGCGCCGTTCCAGGCCTTTGTGGATCGCTTCGCTGCGGTTTATACACCTGTTGTCCTTGCCCTGGCGGCGGGTATTGTTCTGGTGCCACCTCTTGCCTTCGGACAATCCTGGGGCCCCTGGATTTACCGTGGCCTGGCCCTGCTTGTGGTTTCCTGCCCGTGCGCCCTGGTGGTATCGACCCCAGTCGCCCTGGTGGCAGCCATCGGCAACGCTGCACGCAACGGGGTATTGATTAAGGGCGTCATTCACCTGGAAGAGGCCGGCGCCCTTTTGGTGGTTGCCTTTGACAAAACCGGAACGCTGACGGTCGGGAAGCCGGTGGTGACGGACGTGATCCCCACCGGGGAGCGGGACCGGGACCGGCTGCTCGCCCTGGCCGCCAGCATCGAGCAGCTATCAGAACATCCCCTTGCCAGAGCTATCGTGGCAAAGGCCAGGGACGTGAAACTTGAGTTGTTCCAGGTGGAGAATTTTCAGGCCTTCGCCGGAAAAGGCGCCCGGGCGGAGGTTGCCGGCCGGGTCTTTTACATTGGCAGCCTCAGGTTGTTTGAGGAGATCGGGACCCCGGTAAACCGGATCAAACCGCTCCTGGGACGGCTCCAGGAACAGGGTAAAACGGCGATGATCTTGGGGACCGAAACGGACATCCTTGGGGTCATCGCAGTTGCCGATCAAGTCAGGGAGACGAGCAAAAATGCCGTCCGGGAGTTGAAAAAAACCGGTGTGCGAACCGCCATGCTGACCGGCGATAATGCCGCAACTGCCGCCGCCATCGCGGAACAGGTGAGGATCGATGAGTTCGAAGCCGACCTGCTGCCTGAAAACAAGGTGGATGCCGTAAAAAAGCTTATTGAAAAGTACGACAAGGTGGCAATGGTGGGTGACGGGATCAACGATGCACCGGCTCTAGCGATGGCCACGGTGGGGATTGCCATGGGCGGGGCGGGAACGGATATCGCCCTGGAAACGGCGGATATTGTCATCATGGCGGACGACCTGTCCAGGCTCCCCTTCTGTATCCGCCTGAGCAGGGCGGCCCTGCGGGTGATCAGGCAGAATGTCGCCTTCGCCCTGATTGTCAAGCTGAGCGCCGTTTTACTGGTTTTCCCCGGCTGGCTGACCCTCTGGCTGGCCATTCTCGCCGACATGGGGGCCTCGGTTCTGGTGACCCTGAACGGGATCAGGCTGCTCCGGCTCAAACCGCAGAACCGGGCAGAAGAGAACTGGTAA
- a CDS encoding PocR ligand-binding domain-containing protein, giving the protein MKTINNTPFQQNQDIIQPVLENLSNFYQLWIKYVSCSGTYVITPINKQQCNFCRLIRNHPVGYQRCRETARRCVYLDPNRHHLFPCHAGLYVLAVPLQGERGPIGALATGEIRISDGTVDTDKVLQKVADLGLNRERLSRYYEEVPVKKSEEILLLGETLYAISNCFIRLGSAQAKIKQAEIEKTLLESELRALSSQINPHFLFNALNTIQMFSYLEGARRTPDIINALSNLLRARLNVNNLLTSLKEELEVINNFLFIQRTRFEDRLQVVLDIPDDLLDARVPALSLQPLVENALTHGLEPYEGIGHLELQAEVQGQDLIFHVRDNGVGMTPGELAKITGRLNRKEISGEAGEIGIANIHKRCLVLFGERYGISIKSEKNRGTEVTLRIPFTIGADRRNENFTS; this is encoded by the coding sequence ATGAAAACAATTAATAACACCCCGTTTCAACAAAATCAAGATATCATCCAGCCGGTGCTTGAGAATTTAAGCAATTTTTATCAACTCTGGATCAAGTATGTAAGCTGTTCCGGGACATATGTCATTACCCCGATTAACAAACAACAGTGCAATTTCTGCCGCCTCATACGCAATCATCCGGTAGGCTATCAGAGGTGCCGGGAGACTGCCAGGCGATGTGTTTACCTCGATCCGAACAGGCACCATCTTTTTCCCTGTCATGCCGGTTTGTACGTCCTCGCTGTCCCTTTACAAGGAGAGCGGGGCCCTATTGGAGCGCTGGCCACAGGAGAGATAAGAATAAGCGACGGTACCGTCGATACCGACAAGGTCCTGCAAAAGGTTGCAGATTTGGGTTTGAACCGGGAACGGTTGTCGAGATATTACGAAGAAGTGCCGGTTAAAAAGAGCGAAGAGATCCTGCTGCTTGGGGAGACCCTTTATGCCATCAGCAACTGTTTCATCCGGTTGGGGTCTGCCCAGGCAAAAATCAAGCAGGCTGAAATAGAAAAGACCCTGCTGGAATCGGAGTTGCGCGCCCTCAGTTCGCAGATCAATCCCCATTTTCTGTTCAATGCCCTTAATACGATCCAGATGTTCTCTTATTTGGAGGGTGCCAGGAGAACGCCGGATATCATCAATGCCCTGAGCAATCTGCTCCGCGCCAGGCTCAATGTTAACAACCTGTTGACCTCCCTCAAGGAAGAGTTGGAGGTAATAAATAATTTCCTTTTCATTCAAAGAACACGTTTTGAAGACCGGCTCCAGGTAGTGCTGGATATTCCGGATGATCTCCTGGATGCCCGGGTACCGGCTCTATCGCTGCAGCCCCTGGTGGAAAATGCACTCACCCACGGGCTGGAGCCCTATGAAGGGATCGGCCACCTGGAGTTACAGGCGGAAGTACAGGGCCAGGATTTAATATTTCACGTGAGGGATAACGGTGTCGGAATGACGCCGGGAGAGCTCGCAAAAATCACCGGGAGGCTTAACCGGAAAGAGATATCCGGAGAAGCGGGCGAAATCGGGATAGCGAATATTCATAAACGCTGCCTCGTCCTTTTTGGCGAACGCTACGGGATCAGTATTAAAAGCGAAAAGAACAGGGGCACGGAGGTAACGCTCCGGATTCCTTTCACAATCGGAGCTGACCGGAGAAATGAAAATTTTACTAGCTGA
- a CDS encoding response regulator — translation MKILLADDEPIVRRGLKQMIKNFNFSFDTVLEAATGQEAIALTGRYRPEIILLDVKMPGLDGIAAAQKIKQVNPQTRIIFLTAYARFDYARAAVRCGAKDYLVKPVHPDELKRAIGACLEELSAVRPSAAGSDVGLTRPRQLVKSAAAYILQNYMKPLTLEEVARQVHLSPAYFSYLFRREQGRTFTDYLTATRLDKAKELLRTDPALSISEVAGQVGYEDANYFSRLFKKKTGLTPARYRKRNQV, via the coding sequence ATGAAAATTTTACTAGCTGATGACGAGCCCATCGTCCGCCGCGGGCTCAAGCAGATGATTAAGAACTTTAATTTTTCCTTTGATACCGTCCTGGAAGCTGCGACAGGACAGGAGGCGATTGCTTTAACCGGACGGTACCGCCCGGAGATTATCCTGCTCGATGTTAAAATGCCCGGTCTTGATGGGATTGCCGCCGCCCAAAAGATCAAGCAGGTAAACCCTCAAACCAGGATAATCTTTTTGACGGCTTACGCGCGTTTTGATTACGCCCGGGCGGCCGTTCGCTGCGGCGCCAAAGACTACCTTGTCAAGCCGGTGCATCCCGACGAGCTCAAGCGGGCAATCGGTGCTTGCCTCGAAGAACTATCGGCCGTACGGCCGTCTGCAGCCGGGTCTGATGTCGGTTTGACCAGACCACGGCAGCTCGTTAAGTCGGCGGCTGCCTACATTTTGCAGAACTACATGAAACCGCTGACGCTGGAGGAAGTGGCCCGGCAGGTTCACCTCAGCCCCGCCTATTTTTCCTATTTATTTCGCCGGGAGCAGGGACGGACGTTTACGGATTATCTCACGGCCACAAGATTGGATAAGGCCAAAGAACTGCTCAGAACCGATCCCGCCCTTTCTATCTCCGAAGTCGCCGGGCAGGTGGGCTACGAAGATGCCAATTATTTTTCACGCCTGTTTAAGAAAAAAACCGGTTTAACTCCCGCCCGCTATAGAAAAAGAAATCAAGTGTAG
- a CDS encoding C4-dicarboxylate ABC transporter yields MEAKVQLQEPKIKGLTKVIKNFAPAWFASVMGTGIFAVTSKYYSCYWPWLNNVAAWLWVVNIILFCLLIVPWILRWFCFTEQSLRDLQHPITGQFYATMPIGCLVLAADFLVIGTDYLAVDLAVRIAKVCWVSGAILAMAIAVITPVINLFKQVTVADLNPAWFMPPVSLIVAPIAGAKLIPYWPQSLQKLLLLVNYASWGTGFFLFIFLAVICFYRFIVAPPLPGALIPTTWIYLGPIGAGTIALLNLGAVSAPWLGSLALPVIKIFCLIYWSFGFWWLIVAGIVTLTNILRKNLPFALSWWAFTFPLGAYAGATYLIATGLECSPLRFYGFLCYCLLAFCWLTVSGRTFLRVCTGDLFKG; encoded by the coding sequence TTGGAAGCAAAGGTGCAGCTACAGGAACCCAAGATAAAGGGTTTGACAAAGGTTATAAAAAATTTTGCCCCGGCCTGGTTTGCCTCTGTTATGGGGACGGGAATCTTCGCGGTCACCAGCAAATACTATTCCTGCTACTGGCCCTGGTTAAACAACGTGGCAGCCTGGCTATGGGTGGTCAATATCATCCTCTTTTGCCTACTTATTGTTCCCTGGATCCTGCGCTGGTTTTGCTTCACAGAGCAATCCCTGCGTGACCTGCAGCATCCCATTACGGGACAATTCTACGCCACGATGCCGATCGGATGTCTAGTGCTGGCGGCAGACTTCCTGGTTATAGGTACCGATTACCTGGCCGTGGATTTGGCAGTCAGGATCGCCAAGGTCTGCTGGGTATCGGGGGCGATCCTGGCCATGGCAATCGCCGTCATCACACCGGTTATCAATTTGTTTAAGCAGGTAACAGTTGCCGACCTGAATCCGGCCTGGTTCATGCCGCCGGTGAGCCTTATAGTGGCTCCCATTGCCGGTGCGAAACTCATTCCCTACTGGCCGCAATCCCTTCAAAAGTTGCTGCTGCTGGTAAATTACGCATCCTGGGGGACGGGCTTCTTTCTCTTCATATTCCTGGCGGTGATCTGTTTCTACAGATTTATTGTTGCTCCACCCCTTCCGGGGGCTTTGATCCCTACCACCTGGATCTACCTGGGGCCCATCGGGGCGGGTACGATTGCCCTGCTGAATCTGGGAGCAGTCAGCGCGCCCTGGCTGGGAAGCCTTGCCCTGCCGGTAATAAAAATTTTCTGTCTGATCTACTGGAGCTTCGGGTTCTGGTGGCTCATTGTCGCAGGCATTGTTACACTCACCAATATCCTGCGCAAGAACCTGCCCTTCGCGCTCTCCTGGTGGGCGTTCACATTTCCGCTCGGCGCTTACGCCGGGGCAACCTACTTAATTGCCACAGGTTTAGAATGCTCACCGCTCAGGTTCTACGGGTTTCTCTGCTATTGCCTGCTGGCTTTCTGCTGGCTGACTGTGTCCGGTAGAACGTTTTTGCGGGTCTGTACAGGCGATCTCTTCAAGGGTTAG